One Sphingobacteruim zhuxiongii DNA window includes the following coding sequences:
- a CDS encoding COX15/CtaA family protein produces MFPSAEKRFIRATKITIFVLFLVITAGGIVRSTGSGMGCPDWPKCFNRIIPPTDISQLPAGYEQHYVDGRIKKNTRFANMIEFFGYKELADQIRHDETIHQHEEFNPVKTWTEYLNRLTGVVAGFCLLFSAIYSFTYWKKKKSITVWSVLNLVVVVIQAWLGSIVVSTNLTPWVITVHMLLAIVIVCISIHTYFLAVTFRDQSMLQSNSSDRRIFVLSIVSIVLLVIQVVYGTEVREAIDHLNAQQIERDTWIDSIGSNYHIHRVLAYVTLAITAYLFFKTRSVYVQSSQQYRFALIAFVLVCIQMLTGIILARFHVPAVAQTVHLVVATLFFGAQYYLMLLVSKPKQRALSNSAV; encoded by the coding sequence ATGTTCCCATCAGCTGAGAAGCGATTTATTCGCGCAACAAAGATTACGATCTTCGTTCTTTTTTTAGTGATTACAGCAGGCGGAATTGTCCGTAGTACAGGTTCAGGAATGGGCTGTCCGGATTGGCCTAAGTGTTTTAATCGAATTATTCCACCGACAGATATTTCGCAATTGCCAGCTGGCTATGAGCAACATTATGTGGATGGACGAATTAAGAAAAACACGCGCTTTGCCAACATGATTGAGTTTTTTGGATACAAGGAACTTGCAGATCAGATTCGACATGATGAAACAATACATCAGCATGAAGAGTTTAACCCTGTAAAGACTTGGACAGAATATTTGAATCGTTTGACAGGTGTGGTCGCTGGTTTCTGCTTGTTATTTTCAGCTATTTATTCTTTTACCTATTGGAAAAAGAAAAAGTCCATAACAGTATGGAGCGTTCTTAATCTTGTTGTCGTTGTTATACAAGCCTGGTTAGGATCTATTGTGGTTTCCACGAATTTGACGCCTTGGGTTATTACCGTGCACATGTTATTGGCGATCGTTATTGTTTGTATAAGTATTCATACTTATTTTCTAGCGGTAACATTTCGTGATCAGTCCATGTTGCAGTCAAACTCAAGTGATCGTCGTATTTTTGTCTTATCGATTGTTTCCATTGTTCTCTTGGTTATTCAAGTAGTTTATGGAACGGAAGTAAGAGAAGCGATAGACCACCTAAATGCTCAGCAAATAGAACGTGATACTTGGATCGATTCAATTGGTTCAAATTATCATATCCATCGAGTATTGGCATATGTTACACTTGCGATTACTGCCTATCTTTTTTTTAAAACAAGATCGGTTTATGTTCAGTCAAGTCAACAATATCGATTTGCCTTAATTGCATTTGTACTAGTATGTATACAAATGTTAACAGGAATTATTTTAGCGAGGTTTCATGTTCCTGCCGTTGCACAGACAGTGCATCTCGTAGTTGCTACTTTGTTCTTCGGAGCACAGTATTATTTAATGCTACTTGTGAGTAAACCAAAGCAAAGAGCTTTGAGTAACTCGGCGGTTTAG
- a CDS encoding cytochrome c oxidase subunit I gives MSTTVISHDAAHHGHDHHHETFLTKYVFSQDHKMIAKQFLITGIVMAVFAMLLSILFRIQLAWPDAEFPILEVFLGKWAEGGRIRPDFFLSLVTIHGTMMVFFVLTAGLSGTFSNLLIPYQLGARDMASPLMNMLSYWFFFTACVIMIASFFVESGPASAGWTIYPPLSAVPTAIPGSGLGMTLWLVSMTLFIASQVLGGVNYISTVLNMRTKGMELWKMPLTIWAFFLTAIVGLLSFPVLVSAVVLLFFDRSVGTSFYLSDLVVGGNILPNEGGSPILFQHLFWFLGHPEVYIVVMPALGLTSEVISTNSRKPIFGYHAMVYSLVGITVLSFIVWGHHMFVTGMSPFLGGVFMITTLIIAVPSAVKAFNYIATLWRGNIRFTPAMLFAIGMVSFFVSGGLTGLYLGNAALDINLHDTYFVVAHFHLVMGSASIFGMLCGVYHWYPKMFGRMMDDRLGYFHFWLTFIGAYLVFFPMHFMGIDGVPRRYYAFTEFPFMEKWVSVNILVTWAAIVSAVGQIAFLWNFFASIWCGKRAPQNPWNSNTLEWTTPVEHIHGNWPGEIPTVYRWPYDYSKPGHDVDFIPQDVPHSQTMSSNMIHDWEGNEDGIAAQRVYDKEHNRESEG, from the coding sequence ATGTCAACTACAGTTATATCGCACGACGCAGCTCATCACGGTCATGATCACCATCATGAGACGTTCTTGACGAAGTATGTCTTCAGCCAAGATCACAAGATGATTGCAAAGCAATTTTTGATCACAGGTATTGTGATGGCAGTATTTGCCATGCTTTTGTCGATCTTATTCCGTATTCAACTTGCATGGCCAGATGCTGAGTTTCCAATTTTGGAAGTTTTCTTAGGCAAATGGGCTGAAGGTGGTCGTATTAGACCAGACTTCTTCCTTTCATTGGTTACCATTCACGGTACGATGATGGTTTTCTTCGTATTAACAGCAGGTTTATCCGGTACATTCAGTAACTTATTAATTCCTTACCAATTAGGAGCACGTGATATGGCATCGCCATTGATGAACATGCTTTCTTACTGGTTTTTCTTCACTGCATGTGTGATTATGATCGCATCTTTCTTCGTAGAAAGTGGTCCCGCATCTGCAGGTTGGACAATTTATCCTCCTTTATCTGCTGTTCCTACAGCGATCCCTGGATCTGGATTAGGGATGACATTATGGTTGGTTAGTATGACCTTATTCATCGCTTCTCAGGTATTGGGTGGTGTTAACTACATCAGTACGGTATTGAATATGCGTACAAAAGGGATGGAATTATGGAAAATGCCTTTAACAATTTGGGCTTTCTTCCTAACGGCTATTGTTGGTTTATTATCGTTCCCGGTATTAGTTTCCGCAGTAGTATTATTGTTTTTTGACCGTTCAGTTGGTACTTCATTTTATTTATCAGATTTAGTTGTTGGTGGTAACATTCTTCCAAATGAAGGTGGTTCACCTATTTTATTCCAACACTTATTCTGGTTCTTAGGTCACCCTGAGGTATATATCGTTGTTATGCCTGCATTAGGTTTAACTTCAGAAGTAATCTCTACGAATTCACGTAAACCAATCTTTGGTTACCATGCGATGGTTTACTCTTTAGTAGGTATTACTGTATTATCATTTATCGTATGGGGTCACCACATGTTTGTAACGGGTATGAGTCCGTTCTTAGGTGGTGTGTTCATGATTACGACATTGATTATCGCGGTTCCTTCCGCTGTAAAAGCATTTAACTACATCGCGACATTGTGGCGCGGTAATATTCGTTTTACACCGGCAATGTTGTTCGCTATCGGTATGGTATCGTTCTTCGTATCTGGTGGTTTAACGGGTTTATATTTGGGTAATGCAGCATTAGACATTAACCTACATGATACTTACTTCGTTGTAGCTCACTTCCACTTAGTAATGGGTTCTGCATCTATTTTTGGTATGTTATGTGGTGTTTATCACTGGTATCCAAAAATGTTTGGACGTATGATGGATGATCGTTTAGGTTATTTCCACTTCTGGTTGACTTTCATCGGTGCATACCTTGTATTTTTCCCAATGCACTTTATGGGTATTGACGGTGTTCCTCGTCGTTACTACGCTTTCACTGAGTTCCCTTTCATGGAGAAATGGGTATCGGTTAATATTTTGGTTACTTGGGCTGCAATTGTTTCGGCTGTTGGTCAGATTGCTTTCTTATGGAACTTCTTCGCATCGATCTGGTGTGGAAAACGTGCTCCTCAGAACCCTTGGAATTCAAATACATTAGAATGGACTACACCTGTAGAACATATCCACGGAAACTGGCCAGGAGAGATTCCTACAGTATACCGTTGGCCATATGACTATAGTAAGCCAGGTCATGACGTTGACTTTATTCCTCAAGACGTTCCACATTCTCAAACGATGAGTTCAAATATGATCCACGATTGGGAAGGTAATGAAGATGGAATTGCTGCTCAACGTGTATATGACAAAGAGCATAACAGAGAATCAGAAGGGTAG